A single genomic interval of Polaribacter vadi harbors:
- the xerD gene encoding site-specific tyrosine recombinase XerD, protein MKWQNAIRDYQLYLKIERGLSQNTVESYSRDLDKLTLFLEENDIKSSPISIDKTMVQQFIYEVAKKVNPRSQARIISGLRSFFDYLVFEDYRETNPTDLLEAPKIGRKLPDTLSEEEINELISAVDLSHSQGERNRTILETMYSCGLRVSELVTLKISDLFFEEGFIKVTGKGNKERFVPIHYNAQKYITIYISEIRSHLKPSKGFEDTLFLNRRGKGLTRQMIFTILKDLSAKINLNKKISPHTLRHSFATHLLKNGADLRAIQQMLGHESITTTEVYVHLDTSYLKEVVETYHPRK, encoded by the coding sequence ATGAAATGGCAAAACGCAATAAGAGATTATCAGTTATACTTAAAGATTGAACGTGGTTTATCTCAAAATACTGTTGAAAGTTATTCTAGAGATTTAGATAAACTAACCTTATTTTTGGAAGAAAATGATATTAAATCTTCTCCTATTTCTATTGATAAAACTATGGTGCAGCAATTTATTTATGAAGTTGCTAAAAAAGTAAATCCAAGAAGCCAGGCAAGAATAATATCAGGATTAAGAAGTTTTTTTGATTATTTAGTGTTTGAAGATTACAGAGAAACGAATCCTACAGATTTATTAGAAGCTCCGAAAATTGGCAGAAAGTTACCTGATACTTTATCCGAAGAAGAAATAAACGAATTAATTTCTGCTGTTGATTTGAGCCATTCTCAAGGTGAAAGAAACAGAACTATTTTAGAAACCATGTACAGCTGTGGTTTAAGAGTTAGTGAATTAGTTACACTAAAAATTTCTGATTTATTTTTTGAAGAGGGCTTTATAAAAGTTACAGGAAAGGGAAATAAGGAACGTTTTGTACCTATTCATTACAATGCTCAGAAATACATAACTATATATATTTCTGAAATTAGAAGTCACTTAAAACCTAGCAAAGGTTTTGAAGACACACTCTTTTTAAACAGAAGAGGAAAAGGCTTAACAAGACAAATGATTTTTACAATTTTAAAAGATTTATCAGCAAAAATAAACCTAAATAAAAAAATAAGTCCACATACTTTAAGACATTCCTTTGCTACACATTTATTAAAAAATGGAGCAGATTTAAGAGCGATACAACAAATGCTAGGTCATGAAAGCATTACCACAACAGAAGTATATGTACATTTAGATACAAGCTATTTAAAAGAGGTTGTAGAAACGTATCATCCTAGAAAATAA
- a CDS encoding outer membrane beta-barrel protein produces MKKVILVFALVLSSLAANAQFSVSVNAGLPVSDVEEYSSFALSGDVGYSFATESNLMLGVSAGFLNYFGKDYEVLGTTIEAESIQYIPLAGSLMYRLTDSFSVGSKAGYAIGVDDDNDGGFYYKPMLSYVVGNATSLSLFYEGVTNDGLNVNNVGLGFTFGLN; encoded by the coding sequence ATGAAAAAAGTAATTTTAGTATTCGCTTTAGTTTTGAGTTCTTTAGCTGCAAACGCACAGTTTTCAGTTAGTGTTAATGCAGGTTTACCTGTTTCAGATGTAGAAGAATATTCTTCTTTTGCATTAAGTGGAGATGTTGGTTATTCTTTTGCGACCGAAAGCAATTTAATGTTAGGAGTTTCTGCAGGTTTTTTAAATTATTTTGGAAAAGACTATGAGGTATTAGGTACAACTATTGAGGCTGAATCTATACAATATATACCATTAGCAGGTTCTTTAATGTATAGATTAACAGATAGTTTTTCAGTAGGTTCTAAAGCTGGTTACGCAATTGGAGTTGATGATGATAATGATGGTGGTTTTTATTACAAACCAATGTTAAGTTATGTAGTTGGTAATGCTACAAGTTTATCTTTATTTTATGAAGGTGTAACTAATGATGGCCTTAATGTTAATAATGTAGGTTTAGGATTTACATTTGGTTTGAATTAA
- a CDS encoding TM2 domain-containing protein — protein sequence MKKSLTLYTFLFAFLAFSFTAKASFPVKKTVETVEIIKGDTVEKEQVTNYATVAYSGKSQTTALLLSVFLGGLGVDRFYLGYTLLGVLKLITLGGFGIWYIIDLVMIITGDLQPKNGSYSKTL from the coding sequence ATGAAAAAATCATTAACTCTTTACACATTTTTATTTGCTTTTTTAGCATTTTCATTTACTGCTAAAGCATCTTTTCCTGTAAAAAAAACAGTTGAAACTGTTGAAATCATTAAAGGTGATACAGTAGAAAAAGAACAAGTTACTAATTATGCAACTGTTGCTTATTCTGGAAAAAGTCAAACAACAGCACTTTTGTTATCAGTATTTTTAGGAGGTTTAGGTGTAGACAGATTTTATTTAGGTTACACTTTATTAGGTGTTCTTAAATTAATAACTTTAGGTGGTTTCGGAATTTGGTATATTATTGATTTAGTAATGATTATTACTGGAGATTTACAACCTAAAAACGGAAGTTATTCTAAAACTTTATAA